A genome region from Hippopotamus amphibius kiboko isolate mHipAmp2 chromosome 1, mHipAmp2.hap2, whole genome shotgun sequence includes the following:
- the ANXA9 gene encoding annexin A9 isoform X1: MSVTSGKMGLSLTQEILSHLGLANKTAAWGTLGTLRTFLSFSVDKDVQRLLRAIAGQGVDRNAIVDVLTSRSRGQRQLISRVFQERTQQDLLKSLQAAFSGNLERIVVAVLQPAACLDAQELRTALKDSGSAEDVALEILATRTPPQLQECLAVYRHNFQVDAEEDIRSETRGILRDLLLALAKGGRESYAGVIDYNLAEQDVQALKRAEGPSTEGTWVLIFTQRNPEHLVRVLDQYWRYTGHALDETVRDRFHGAAQVALLSLASVIRNTPLYFADKLHHALQETEPNYQVLTRILVSRSETDLLSIRAEFKKKFGTSLYSSLQAVVKGDCRSALLALCRAEDL, from the exons ATGTCTGTGACCAGCGGGAAGATGGGGTTATCCCTGACCCAAGAAATCCTCAGCCACCTGGGCCTTGCCAACAAG ACTGCAGCTTGGGGCACCCTGGGCACCCTCAGAACCTTCTTGAGCTTCAGTGTGGACAAGGATGTGCAGAGGCTGCTGAGGGCCATTGCAGGCCAAG GTGTGGACCGCAACGCCATTGTGGACGTGCTGACCAGCCGGAGCAGAGGGCAAAGGCAGCTCATCTCTCGAGTCTTCCAGGAGCGCACCCAGCAG GACCTGCTGAAGTCCTTGCAGGCAGCATTCTCTGGCAACCTGGAGAGGATTGTAGTGGCTGTGCTGCAGCCTGCAGCCTGTCTTGATGCCCAGGAATTGAGGACAGCCTTGAAG GACTCAGGGTCTGCTGAGGATGTGGCCTTGGAAATTCTTGCCACCCGAACCCCACCCCAGCTGCAGGAGTGCCTGGCAGTCTACAGACACA ATTTCCAGGTAGATGCTGAGGAGGACATCAGATCTGAGACCAGGGGCATCTTGCGGGACCTGCTCCTGGCCCTGGCCAAG GGGGGCCGTGAGAGCTACGCTGGAGTCATTGACTACAACCTGGCAGAACAGGACGTCCAG GCACTGAAGCGAGCCGAAGGACCCAGCACAGAGGGGACGTGGGTCCTTATCTTCACCCAGCGAAATCCTGAACACCTCGTCCGAG TGTTAGACCAGTACTGGCGGTACACGGGGCATGCGTTGGATGAGACTGTCCGGGACCGTTTCCACGGAGCTGCGCAGGTGGCTCTGCTCAGCCTAG CCTCGGTGATCCGGAACACGCCGCTGTACTTCGCTGATAAACTTCATCACGCCCTCCAG GAAACTGAGCCCAATTACCAAGTCCTGACGCGCATCCTTGTTTCTCGAAGTGAGACTGATCTTCTAAGCATCCGAGCTGAGTTCAAAAAGAAATTTGGGACGTCCCTCTACTCTTCCCTGCAG GCTGTGGTGAAAGGGGACTGCCGGTCAGCCCTGCTAGCCCTGTGCAGGGCTGAAGACCTTTGA
- the ANXA9 gene encoding annexin A9 isoform X2: MSVTSGKMGLSLTQEILSHLGLANKTAAWGTLGTLRTFLSFSVDKDVQRLLRAIAGQGVDRNAIVDVLTSRSRGQRQLISRVFQERTQQDLLKSLQAAFSGNLERIVVAVLQPAACLDAQELRTALKDSGSAEDVALEILATRTPPQLQECLAVYRHNFQVDAEEDIRSETRGILRDLLLALAKGGRESYAGVIDYNLAEQDVQALKRAEGPSTEGTWVLIFTQRNPEHLVRVLDQYWRYTGHALDETVRDRFHGAAQVALLSLGKGLLRTCGAGVSHGMGTTALHPSLFASSLGDPEHAAVLR, encoded by the exons ATGTCTGTGACCAGCGGGAAGATGGGGTTATCCCTGACCCAAGAAATCCTCAGCCACCTGGGCCTTGCCAACAAG ACTGCAGCTTGGGGCACCCTGGGCACCCTCAGAACCTTCTTGAGCTTCAGTGTGGACAAGGATGTGCAGAGGCTGCTGAGGGCCATTGCAGGCCAAG GTGTGGACCGCAACGCCATTGTGGACGTGCTGACCAGCCGGAGCAGAGGGCAAAGGCAGCTCATCTCTCGAGTCTTCCAGGAGCGCACCCAGCAG GACCTGCTGAAGTCCTTGCAGGCAGCATTCTCTGGCAACCTGGAGAGGATTGTAGTGGCTGTGCTGCAGCCTGCAGCCTGTCTTGATGCCCAGGAATTGAGGACAGCCTTGAAG GACTCAGGGTCTGCTGAGGATGTGGCCTTGGAAATTCTTGCCACCCGAACCCCACCCCAGCTGCAGGAGTGCCTGGCAGTCTACAGACACA ATTTCCAGGTAGATGCTGAGGAGGACATCAGATCTGAGACCAGGGGCATCTTGCGGGACCTGCTCCTGGCCCTGGCCAAG GGGGGCCGTGAGAGCTACGCTGGAGTCATTGACTACAACCTGGCAGAACAGGACGTCCAG GCACTGAAGCGAGCCGAAGGACCCAGCACAGAGGGGACGTGGGTCCTTATCTTCACCCAGCGAAATCCTGAACACCTCGTCCGAG TGTTAGACCAGTACTGGCGGTACACGGGGCATGCGTTGGATGAGACTGTCCGGGACCGTTTCCACGGAGCTGCGCAGGTGGCTCTGCTCAGCCTAGGTAAAGGCCTGCTCAGGACCTGTGGGGCAGGGGTCTCCCATGGAATGGGAACTACCGCTCTCCACCCTTCCCTCTTTGCTTCCAGCCTCGGTGATCCGGAACACGCCGCTGTACTTCGCTGA
- the MINDY1 gene encoding ubiquitin carboxyl-terminal hydrolase MINDY-1 has product MEHHQPEHPASGEARTAEAVSPENHEVLSEPEEHPQDQDAGEAGGATGEQEPADEASLPAQGQDNLESPPPDASSGQPEPAQGMQPEVETLGACSRPQELPQSPRARQPELDFYYVKWIPWKGERTPIITQSTNGPCPLIAIMNILFLQWKVKLPPQKEVITSDELMAHLGDCLLSIKPQEKSEGLQLNFQQNVDDAMTVLPKLATGLDVNVRFTGVSDFEYTPECSVFDLLGIPLYHGWLVDPQSPEAVSAVGKLSYNQLVEKIITCKHSSDTNLVTEGLIAEQFLETTAAQLTYHGLCELTTAAKEGELSVFFRNNHFSTMTKHKGHLYLLVTDQGFLQEEQVVWESLHNVDGDSCFCDSDFHLSHTLGKGSGAEGGSGSPEKQRQVDQDYLIALSLQQQQAPQGTLGLSDLELAQQLQQEEYQQHQAAQPVPARAPSPQGRGATSGRPAAERRQRLKQESDCVLL; this is encoded by the exons ATGGAACACCATCAACCTGAGCATCCAGCCTCTGGTGAGGCCAGGACTGCAGAAGCAGTCAGCCCTGAAAACCATGAGGTCCTGTCAGAACCCGAGGAGCACCCTCAGGACCAGGATGCCGGAGAGGCTGGTGGGGCAACTGGAGAACAGGAGCCAGCAGACGAAGCTTCGCTGCCGGCCCAGGGCCAGGATAACCTGGAGTCCCCTCCGCCCGATGCTAGCTCAGGCCAACCGGAGCCAGCCCAGGGGATGCAGCCTGAGGTAGAGACACTGGGGGCCTGCTCCCGGCCCCAGGAGCTTCCCCAGTCCCCCAGGGCCCGACAACCGGAGCTAGACTTCTACTATGTAAAGTGGATCCCCTGGAAGGGAGAACGGACACCCATCATCACCCAGAGCACTAACGGCCCTTGCCCTCTCATCGCCATCATGAACATCCTTTTTCTTCAGTGGAAG GTGAAGCTGCCACCTCAGAAGGAAGTGATCACATCAGATGAGCTCATGGCCCATCTTG GAGACTGCCTTCTGTCCATCAAGCCCCAGGAGAAGTCAGAAGGACTTCAGCTTAACTTTCAGCAG AATGTGGACGATGCAATGACAGTGCTACCTAAACTGGCCACAGGTCTGGATGTCAATGTGCGATTCACAGGTGTCTCTGATTTTGAGTATACACCTGAGTGCAGTGTCTTTGACCTACTAGGCATACCTCTCTACCATGGCTGGCTTGTTGATCCACAG AGTCCTGAGGCTGTGAGTGCAGTTGGGAAACTGAGTTACAACCAGCTGGTAGAGAAGATCATCACCTGCAAGCACTCCAGCGACACCAACCTCGTGACAGAAG GCCTGATCGCAGAGCAGTTCCTGGAGACCACCGCCGCGCAACTGACCTACCATGGTCTGTGTGAGCTAACAACAGCCGCCAAGGAGGGCGAACTTAGCGTCTTTTTCCGGAACAACCACTTTAGCACTATGACTAAGCACAAG GGTCACTTGTACCTACTGGTCACCGACCAGGGCTTTCTACAGGAGGAACAAGTGGTGTGGGAGAGCCTGCACAATGTGGACGGAGACAGCTGTTTCTGTGACTCTGACTTTCACCTAAGTCACACCCTGGGCAAGGGATCTGGAGCAGAAGGTGGGAGTGGCTCCCCAGAAAAACAGCGTCAGGTGGACCAG GACTACCTGATCGCCTTGTCCCTGCAGCAGCAGCAAGCACCGCAGGGCACACTGGGTCTTAGTGACTTGGAGCTGGCCCAGCAGCTTCAGCAAGAGGAGTACCAACAGCACCAAGCAGCCCAGCCTGTGCCGGCACGGGCCCCGTCACCGCAG GGGAGAGGAGCCACATCTGGACGCCCAGCAGCCGAGCGACGGCAAAGGCTGAAGCAAGAGTCCGACTGTGTCCTCCTGTAG